A single window of Crassostrea angulata isolate pt1a10 chromosome 8, ASM2561291v2, whole genome shotgun sequence DNA harbors:
- the LOC128159636 gene encoding interleukin-17 receptor D-like has translation MADSGATMTTPSTGNGVEEIKPNPGSGVIVDQPDNTEYEQSLQIVLGTVCGVVGLLGLIIVISLLYKLYKRRNLRHHRAPDHPEEELSSSISIDLDQKQIPTILLLYAFDCPAHEKVVSALAGFLIDTCNCNVHLDIFEDQIIHERGLDDWLIDRLQEADFIIVLCSVGARLRCTKKRVRFKSDPYRTVPDYFAVAVDYVAEKMRVERLKGLPMSRFIVAYMDYSYSSDIPHQIEMGTKFHLMKDITKLFCHVHGINSSDSSVKFGNLPPSAIDQYYENSENGLELQVAIESAKEFFKCNPNWVEDSMEALPPPCSKSKSRPSRKRSLEPLLGESPCDPRMVEAKVEVHQQNISPKPSEQNQRLSPQKSPSRQNDSFKVKNRYSADIETIPCILCGQVDHCSENYTCKGREFRKSSHDDDEDSDFSSIRVKSRSMPTMCSLSLNSSQTVYHQVEVHKEWKMSESQLSDETESQEYESSRDLDDLERDLQSIIAPQSTQAKTRSLPNPVLYGQMNVLPKVSKFPVTHQSSSSSSMGSIQDMIL, from the exons ATGGCGGATTCAG GTGCCACCATGACAACCCCGTCAACAGGAAATGGTGTGGAGGAAATCAAACCCAACCCAGGCTCAG GCGTGATTGTGGACCAGCCTGACAACACGGAGTATGAACAGTCGCTCCAGATCGTGCTGGGGACGGTGTGCGGTGTCGTCGGACTGCTGGGTCTCATCATCGTGATCTCTCTGCTGTACAAGCTCTACAAGCGCCGCAATCTCCGCCACCACCGAGCACCTG aTCATCCAGAGGAAGAATTGAGTAGCTCGATCTCTATTG ACTTGGATCAGAAGCAGATTCCTACGATACTGCTGTTGTATGCATTCGACTGTCCGGCCCATGAGAAGGTGGTCTCTGCTTTGGCTGGCTTCCTCATTGACACCTGCAACTGTAACGTACACCTTGATATATTCGAAGACCAGATCATTCACGAGCGGGGGCTGGACGACTGGTTGATTGACAGGCTTCAAGAGGCGGATTTTATTATAGTGCTCTGTTCTGTGGGAGCGCGGCTCCGATGCACCAAAAAACGGGTCAGGTTCAAAAGCGACCCGTATCGAACCGTTCCCGATTACTTTGCTGTCGCTGTGGATTATGTGGCTGAGAAAATGCGAGTGGAGAGACTTAAAGGTTTACCCATGTCTCGGTTCATCGTAGCTTATATGGATTATTCTTACAGCAGTGATATTCCCCATCAGATAGAGATGGGAACCAAGTTTCACCTGATGAAAGACATTACCAAACTGTTCTGCCATGTGCATGGGATAAATAGTTCAGACAGTAGTGTCAAGTTTGGCAATCTGCCCCCCTCAGCCATCGACCAGTATTATGAGAACTCGGAAAATGGCCTGGAGCTTCAAGTTGCCATCGAATCGGCGAAAGAATTCTTCAAATGCAATCCAAACTGGGTGGAGGACAGCATGGAAGCTCTACCTCCGCCCTGCTCCAAGTCGAAATCTCGCCCCTCAAGGAAGAGATCATTGGAGCCCTTGCTCGGGGAATCTCCATGTGATCCCAGAATGGTGGAAGCCAAAGTGGAAGTACATCAACAGAACATTTCTCCAAAGCCAAGTGAACAAAATCAAAGGTTGTCGCCACAAAAGTCGCCATCAAGACAGAACGATTCGTTCAAAGTCAAGAACAGGTACTCTGCCGACATTGAGACGATTCCATGTATCCTGTGTGGGCAAGTTGACCACTGCAGTGAAAATTACACCTGCAAGGGGAGAGAATTCAGGAAAAGCAGCCATGATGACGATGAAGACAGTGATTTTTCCTCTATCCGCGTCAAAAGTCGTTCCATGCCTACTATGTGTAGTTTAAGTTTGAACAGCTCTCAGACAGTATATCATCAGGTGGAAGTTCACAAGGAGTGGAAAATGAGTGAAAGCCAGCTGTCGGATGAGACAGAATCTCAGGAATACGAGTCGAGTCGAGACTTAGACGACCTTGAGCGAGACTTGCAGTCCATCATCGCCCCTCAGTCCACCCAAGCCAAAACTAGGTCGCTGCCCAACCCGGTACTGTATGGACAGATGAACGTTCTCCCCAAAGTGTCAAAGTTCCCCGTTACCCACCAGAGTAGTTCCTCCTCAAGCATGGGGTCCATTCAGGACATGATCCTCTAG